CGATTTTGAGGGGCAACGTTATAAGGAAAGATATTATCCAAGCCTACGGGTTACTTATCAACCATAATCATAAGGAGAATTACATTATGGAATTACCAACCTACTTTATAAGATTTCTTAAAGAAATCCGTCCAACAACAAAGCAAAGAGAAAAGTGTCAAACAGGGCATCAAACGCTCCGCGATAGATTGGATGGGGATACGAATTTAAAACCGATTCTCGTAAGTACATTTCTACAAGGGAGTTACCGACGTGCCACCGCCGTTCGACCAAAAGGGGAAACTAATTTAGATGTGGACATTATCGTCGTAACCCGACTGGATCGATGTGATTACCCCGATCCGAATAAAGCCATGGATAAATTCGTGCCTTTTTTGCAAAAATACTACAAAGGCAAATATCAACGCCAAGGACGTTCCTTCGGTATTGAGCTTTCGTATGTGAATCTCGATTTGGTCATTACCTCCGCCCCATCTGAGGTGGAAGTGGAAGTTTATGAAAGCAAGGCAGTCAGAACTGATTTGACCCTTGAAGATGCGCCCGATTGGTTATTAATGAAGTCATGGATTCCACCGGATGAGAGGATAAATCAAACTGCTTTTTTGGAAAGTATTCGTGGGCAAGAATGGCAAACCGAACCACTATGGATTCCAAATCGAGATGCAGGTGATTGGGAAGAGACACATCCATTAGAGCAAATCAAATGGACGTGGAAAAAGAACGCGAGTTGTAATACGCATTATGTTAATGTCGTCAAGGCACTAAAATGGTGGCAGAGAGTTAATCATGAGGACGACCGCCCGAAAGGTTATCCACTAGAACATCTTGTCGGAGTTTGCTGTCCCGACAGCATAACATCTGTTGCCAAAGGGGTTACCCTGACCTTGGAAACTATTGTTGCAAATTATGATACGTACGCTCTATATAAACAAACCCCCTTTCTTCCTGACCACGGTGTTCCTATACATAATGTCTTGGGTAGAGTAGAAGGCGAAGAGTTTGCCGCATTTTACGAACACGCTAAGGAAGCTGCTGAAATTGCCCGCGAAGCTCTTGATATTCAGGATAAAGAAAAGTCCATCAAGAAATGGCGAGAATTGTTCGGTAGTAAGTTTCCAGATTCCGATGATTCCGACGATAATGGGAGTAGAGGAAACAGTTCCCAAGGCCCCTTTACTACCAAGAGTCCGATGGGGGATTCAAGGGTTCGCAGATATGGATAGAATGCCAAATCAGAACCAAATCAGTGACATTGTAATAGAGGCGTATAACCATCTTCTCCAACGCCGTATTGTTGTAATTACTGAGACCATTAGGAAAAATTTAGCAGAAGATGCTACAGGTTGGGTTTTTGAGTGTACTGCCGAAGTACCATATCCAAATAAGAAGAATTTCCCTCGTGAAGTTCCTTTACGGGTCTTGATTCCTGAAGAATTTCCATATGAACCAGTAGACATATACACCATATGTGGAGAGGTAAACGGATTTCCTCATCAAGATGCCGAGTTGGGCAAATTATGTTTGCACGAAGAGGATTCAGCTCCTCGAGATGCTTCCAGGCTTGTTTGCTATATCAAATGGGCGATTGAATGGCTTGAAGATGCATCAAATGGCATGCTTCTTAAACCAGGTGCCCCGTATGAATTACCCGACTTCAGTCGTAAAATTCTAGATTCACCACTTCTAACAGAACTTACTTTAATCATCAATGAATCATCAAATTCCTACGAAACTTGGCTATCTCGCAATGGTGAATTTGGGCACGTTGAGTGCTTTTGGGCATCGGGATCTCAGACGATATTTGCTGTCAGATTTTACGACGAAGACAGTTTACTGATCCGAGAATCAAAATTCGCACCGAATGTCCTGAGAAAGGGTAGTAGAATTGATGGAAAATGGGTTATTGTGCCCAACATCTGTTATGAAAAACATCGCCCGCCTCAGACTTATGAGGAAATGGAGAGGTTGTGTTCAAGAAATGGTTTGAATTTTTACAAACTTCTCAAGGAAACTTGGAATCTTAAAAACACTCATAGGTTTGGAATTCTCCTTATTGGTTTCCCTATTCCCGAAAAAGCAGAAGCACCATTCACCGAAATCCATTGGCAACCACTTCTTTTTCAAAACCTTAGGGGATTTAGAGATCAAAAACCAAAGCCACGTTTAAAAGGTCCTGCACGTAAATCCAAACAAATTTGGCAGAAATTGAAAGAAAATGGATGTTTTTCTCCAGACCAACATTTACCATGGGGGCGCGTTGAAAACATCACTCACAAGAGACTATATACAAGAGGAGCCTATTCGTCAGAAATTCAGTCAACGCCTATAGCTTTTTTCGGTTGCGGTGCATTAGGAAGTTCCATTGCTGAATTACTTGCACGCGGGGGCGTAAAACAACTTAATTTGTTTGACCCAGATTTAATAACATTCGGTAATCTCTGTCGTCATACCCTTGATGGTTCATCAGTTGGTTTAAACAAGGCTAAAGAGTTGGCAGAAAGACTCTCGCGAGCGAATCCCCTTTCTACAATACAAGGACATGCTATAGGAATACCCCTAAACTCACACTCGGATGAGGCACTTCATCAAGTACTCACAAACGCAGATGTATTTGTTGACTGCACCACGAGTGAGACTGCGTTTGATTGGTTGAATAAATATGCAGTAACAAACGGCAAACGATTGGTTTCCTTGTTCTTCAATTTTCGTGCTGAATTGCTCACAATCTGCATATCAGGCGATTCTAGATCATGTGGAGACATTTTTTTGGATCTAAAAGATTCTGTTCAACAGAATCGGACACGAATTGACCCTTATGTCTACTCTCATGAACCCTTAGAAGAAGAGGAGATTATGGAAGGAGCTGGATGTTGGCATCCGACTTTTCCTGCCCAAAATGCCCACATTCAAATTCTAGCGGCGCACGCCGTCGACATTATCAGTCACTCCATTAGTTCCAAATCCAAAAGGGGACTTGCAGCAATTATCAAGAGACAATCAGTCCTGCAAAACGGTGTCCAACCGAGTTCACTTGTTAAGGTAGCATGGACGAAAAAATATTGACCAATAAATCTTCACTAAAATGGCAGTCTGATTGTAAACAATACACAATCCTGATCTCAGAGCCCTGTCTTCTCAAAATGACAGAAATGGCACAGACACATTACCCAAACGAAGTGGGAACATCGTTAGTTGGATGTTATTCTAATGATGGTTTTGAGGCTTCTATCCTTGACTTAGGCCCTTTAACCCCGGATTCAAAAGGTCTGCGAACTTCATTTTATAGGGGCACGGCTGGTTTGCGCAAGTTCTTTGTGAAATTGCGTCAAACCTTCTCTGGTAAACGGCATTATGTAGGCGAGTGGCATAGCCATCCAGATGCTGCTCCTATCCCTAGCGGTACAGATGACCGGAATCAGTTGGAAATTGCAGAGGATACGAAAACAGACTGTCCAGAATGCATTCTTATTATTATTGGAAGTAACAATTTCAATGAAATAGGTGTCTTTGTATATTCACGGAAACGCGGTAAGATTATACTTTACCCTGCGCAAAACGAGGAAATATAAACATAAGTTATAGTTTCCCAATCCGATCATCCATCCAAAAAACACAGCCTCATCATTCTCAATTTCCCTTGCTACCACCCCCAAATTGTGCTAAAATGCACATAGCATGACTTTGATAGCGGACCCGAACAGAATTTCTTTAAAATGATTTTGGCAACAGTGAATCACTCTATTGCGGATGTCAAAGTCCTTCTATTTACCGGAAGTTGACGGAAAAATATTGAAAAATTCGCTAAAAATGTCTTATACTTAATCAGGCTTGCAATCAGATGGTTGCACTTTACCATAGTGTTGGCATCGCTAACCACTTTTTGTATGGAAGTATCCCAATGACAACACGACTTGAACAAGCTTTTACAGAAGCATCAAAACTCTCACCGAAGGAACAAGATGCACTGGCAGATTGGGTGCTTGCTGAACTCCGCTCCGGAAAAAAATGGGATCAATTATTCGCCAGTTCTCAAGAGGTATTATCCAAACTGGCTTCTGAAGCACTTGCCGAACATCATAGTGGGCAAACGCTGGAACTCAATCCGGACGAACTATGAATTCAAGAACGACAAAACGCTTTCGTACTTTTCCCTTGCCGTCACCTCCAGGTTATGCTAAAATTCACATAGCATGAACCAACACGACTTAAAACACCCGCATAAAGAACTCCATGACCTTCTCGGAACACGCTTCAGCAGAGAGAGTGCCGTCCGAGACGCACACGCACGCGATGCCTCCTACCATCGTGGCGCGCTCCCAGATGCCGTTGTCTTTCCGAAAACTAACGCCGAAGTCGCAGAAATCGTCAAAATCTGTGCGAAATATAACATGCCGATAATCCCTTACGGCACTGGTACCGGTGTTGAAGGTGCTGTCGTTGCAACCGAAGGCGCGCTCTGCATCGCCCTGAACGAAATGAACCGCATCCTCCGCGTCAGCCCAGACGATAGAGATGCCACCGTTCAAGCGGGTGTGACACGCTTACAACTGAACACACATCTCGCTGATCTCGGTACACGACTTCACTTTTCTGTTGATCCGGGTGCAGATGCTTCACTGGGAGGAATGGCAGCAACACGCGCATCCGGCACAAGTGCGGTTCAATACGGGACAATGCTCGATAACGTTCTCGGCTTGACCGTTATCACCGCCGATGGTTCCATCGTCCGGACGGGGAGTAGAGCGCGGAAATCCGCCGCAGGCTACGATCTCACCCGTCTTTTCATCGGTTCAGAAGGCACATTGGGGATTATCACCGAAATCACGCTTAAATTAACACGGTTGCCGGAATCAGTCGCTGCCGCTGTCTGTGCTTTTCCAAGTGTAGATGCAGCGGTAGACACTGTTATCGAATTGATGGACACAAGTGCCAACATCGCCCGTATCGAACTGTTAGACGAACGTCAGATGGATGCCGTCAACAAATATGCAGGATTAAATTATGAAGTTGCGCCGACGCTCTTTTTTGAATTCCACGGGTCCGCGCATACCGTCGCGGAGAGTTCGGAGATCGCTGGTAAAATCGCAGCCGCACACGGGGGTGGTGACTTCCGATGGGCAACAGATGAAAGTGAACGCAAACGTCTCTGGCAAGCCCGATACGATAGCTACTACGCCGCACTCAACCGCCGTCCGGGTTCCGTCGGTTATGTCACGGATGTGTGTGTCCCGATCTCCCAACTCGCTACCTGTATCGCGAAGACGAAGGCACTGCTCGCTAAATCAAGCCTCGTTCCATCGATCCTTGGACACGTCGGGGACGGCAATTTCCACGTCGTCTTCCCACTTGAACCTGACAACAAGGACGAATTGGCAGAGGCGCAGCACCTCAGCCACCAGATTGTAGACATCGCCTTGGAGATGGACGGTACCTGCACCGGTGAACACGGTGTCGGGGTCGGTAAACGGAACGCATTAGAGAAGGAACACGGAGAAGCAATAAACCTAATGCGTGCGATTAAACACGCCTTGGATCCGCTCAACTTAATGAATCCCGGCAAAATCTTTTTGTAGGAGCGTTTTCCAATCGCACCGCTAAAATTGACGAACGCGGCAAGGGAAAAAGAGAAAGGCAACACCCTCGCTTGATGACCGGCGCAGTTCTAAACAGCACCTACCGGGTCTGCGGACAAAGATAGAAGTATGCAAAACAATTGGAAAGTCCTCATCACTGATTATGCCTGGCCCTCTATAGAGCCTGAACGACAAGTGCTCGCCGAAATCGGGGCAGAACTTATCGCAGCGGAAACTGGTGAAGAAGCAGAACTCCTAAGTCTTGCACCAACAATGGACGGCATCCTGACCTGTTGGAAACCCGTCCGTGAGCCTGTCATTGCCGCCGCCACGAAATGTCAGGTTATCGGGCGTTGCGGTATCGGACTCGACAATATCGACGTAGAAGTTGCTACGGAACACGGCATCGTTGTCACTAACGTCCCTGCTTACTGTGTTGATGAAGTCTCCGACCATGCGATGGGGCTTCTGTTGGCGTGCGCTCGGAAAATTCCACGCTTTGATCGGACCATCAGAGAAGACACATGGGACCAGAACGTCGGACCAGCGATGCGCAGAATCCGAGGCAAAACACTCGGTGTCATCGGATTCGGAAGGATTGCACGGTCAATTGTGCCAAAAGCGAAAGCGTTCGGACTTACAATTAACGTCTCTTCCCCACGCACGGCTCCTGAATTAATTCAGCAGCACGGTGCACAAAAGGTCTCATTTCCAGAACTTCTCGCAACGTCCGATTTTATCACCATTCACGCGCCGCTGACCTCGGAAACACAACACCTGTTTAGCGAGGCTGAGTTCCGGGCGATGAAATCAACAGCGATTCTCATCAACACTGCCCGCGGAGGCATCGTAGATACCGCTGCACTCACTGCTGCACTCCGCAATGGTGACATCGCGGGTGCGGGTTTGGATGTCTTGGAGACAGAACCGCCAGACGAAAGCGAGGAACTACTTACGCTCGACAACGTTGTTGTCACACCGCACGCCGCTTTCATCTCAGAGGAATCAATTCTTGACTTGGAGGTTACCGCCGCCACGTGCGTCGCGCAAGTACTCGGAGGACAACTGCCAGAATCCGTTGTTAACCCATCGGTTCTGGAACAACCAAACCTCCGGGCAAAATCACTCATGACCGAACCGAAAGGAGATTAAAAAATGCCACAACTCCCTGACGCAACAGGGCATTTCGGACAATTCGGAGGCAGATACGTCCCCGAAACACTTATGCCCGCGCTTTTAGAACTCGAAGAAGCATACATCAAGCTTAAAGATAATCCCGACTTCCAAAAAGAATTCCAGTACTACCTTCGTGAATACGTTGGGAGACCAAATCCGCTTTATTATGCCGAACACCTGACAGAAACGCTCGGCGGCGCAAAAATATATCTCAAACGGGAAGACCTCAACCATACGGGTGCCCATAAAATCAACAGTGCAATCGGACAAATTCTTCTCGCACGCTGGATGGGCAAAAAACGGATCATCGCTGAAACCGGCGCGGGACAACACGGTGTCGCAACAGCCACTGTCGCGGCGAAGTTCGATATGGAATGTGAAGTCTATATGGGTGAGGAAGACATAGAACGCCAGGCACTCAACGTTTTCCGCATGCGGCAGATGGGAACAAAAGTGGTACCTGTCAATTCTGGTTCCCGCACCCTCAAAGATGCGATCAACGCCTGTTTTCGAGATTGGGTCACAAATGTCCGAACTACCTACCTGCTCCTCGGTTCGGTTGTCGGTGCGCATCCGTATCCGATGATAGTTCGAGATTTCCAATCTGTCATCGGTGATGAAGCAAGGGCGCAGATTTTAGAGCAAGAAGGCACCTTACCAGATTACGTCGTTGCCTGTGTCGGTGGTGGTAGCAACTCACTCGGTATGTTCTACCCCTTCTATGCGGACGAATCTGTCCGGTTGATTGGTGTAGAAGCTGCTGGTGAAAGTATCCGTAGTGGACGACACGCTGCACCTCTCACTGCGGGTAGTGTCGGTGTTTTTCACGGTGCTAAGTGCTATCTGTTGCAAGAGGAGGACGGTCAGATAACCCCCGCACATTCGATCTCCGCAGGGTTAGATTATCCGGGTGTCGGACCCGAACACAGTTTTTACCGTGAAACGGGGAGAGCGGAATATGTCCCAGTTACGGATGCAGAAGCCGTAGAAGGGTTTCAATTGTTATCAGAAACAGAGGGCATCATCCCGGCATTAGAATCCGCGCACGCCATCGCCTATCTCCGTGAACTCGCGCCCAAACTCGGCAAGGACAAAGTCATCGCTGTATGTCTATCGGGACGTGGAGATAAAGATGTCTATACCATCGCAAACGAATTAGGCATTAGTCTCTAATTTTGTATGAATCCATTGAGAGTCCCGCTATCGCGGTTCCTAAAGTACACAGGGCGCGTGCCTAATTCAAAAAAATTACTATTGAGATGTACTCTATGGTATAATTATTTTATACGATCTTTTCATATCTGTGAGGCGGTATTATAGCAAAGGAGAAAACACAGTGGCAAGCATTGCAAAAATTCAAGAGGAAATTCTGGCACTCTCTGAAACCGATTATCAACAGTTGAGACAATGGTTCAATGAATTAGATAAAGACGAATGGGATCGACAGATTGAAG
This genomic stretch from Candidatus Poribacteria bacterium harbors:
- a CDS encoding Mov34/MPN/PAD-1 family protein; the protein is MDEKILTNKSSLKWQSDCKQYTILISEPCLLKMTEMAQTHYPNEVGTSLVGCYSNDGFEASILDLGPLTPDSKGLRTSFYRGTAGLRKFFVKLRQTFSGKRHYVGEWHSHPDAAPIPSGTDDRNQLEIAEDTKTDCPECILIIIGSNNFNEIGVFVYSRKRGKIILYPAQNEEI
- a CDS encoding C-terminal binding protein, with the protein product MQNNWKVLITDYAWPSIEPERQVLAEIGAELIAAETGEEAELLSLAPTMDGILTCWKPVREPVIAAATKCQVIGRCGIGLDNIDVEVATEHGIVVTNVPAYCVDEVSDHAMGLLLACARKIPRFDRTIREDTWDQNVGPAMRRIRGKTLGVIGFGRIARSIVPKAKAFGLTINVSSPRTAPELIQQHGAQKVSFPELLATSDFITIHAPLTSETQHLFSEAEFRAMKSTAILINTARGGIVDTAALTAALRNGDIAGAGLDVLETEPPDESEELLTLDNVVVTPHAAFISEESILDLEVTAATCVAQVLGGQLPESVVNPSVLEQPNLRAKSLMTEPKGD
- a CDS encoding nucleotidyltransferase, producing the protein MELPTYFIRFLKEIRPTTKQREKCQTGHQTLRDRLDGDTNLKPILVSTFLQGSYRRATAVRPKGETNLDVDIIVVTRLDRCDYPDPNKAMDKFVPFLQKYYKGKYQRQGRSFGIELSYVNLDLVITSAPSEVEVEVYESKAVRTDLTLEDAPDWLLMKSWIPPDERINQTAFLESIRGQEWQTEPLWIPNRDAGDWEETHPLEQIKWTWKKNASCNTHYVNVVKALKWWQRVNHEDDRPKGYPLEHLVGVCCPDSITSVAKGVTLTLETIVANYDTYALYKQTPFLPDHGVPIHNVLGRVEGEEFAAFYEHAKEAAEIAREALDIQDKEKSIKKWRELFGSKFPDSDDSDDNGSRGNSSQGPFTTKSPMGDSRVRRYG
- a CDS encoding ThiF family adenylyltransferase → MPNQNQISDIVIEAYNHLLQRRIVVITETIRKNLAEDATGWVFECTAEVPYPNKKNFPREVPLRVLIPEEFPYEPVDIYTICGEVNGFPHQDAELGKLCLHEEDSAPRDASRLVCYIKWAIEWLEDASNGMLLKPGAPYELPDFSRKILDSPLLTELTLIINESSNSYETWLSRNGEFGHVECFWASGSQTIFAVRFYDEDSLLIRESKFAPNVLRKGSRIDGKWVIVPNICYEKHRPPQTYEEMERLCSRNGLNFYKLLKETWNLKNTHRFGILLIGFPIPEKAEAPFTEIHWQPLLFQNLRGFRDQKPKPRLKGPARKSKQIWQKLKENGCFSPDQHLPWGRVENITHKRLYTRGAYSSEIQSTPIAFFGCGALGSSIAELLARGGVKQLNLFDPDLITFGNLCRHTLDGSSVGLNKAKELAERLSRANPLSTIQGHAIGIPLNSHSDEALHQVLTNADVFVDCTTSETAFDWLNKYAVTNGKRLVSLFFNFRAELLTICISGDSRSCGDIFLDLKDSVQQNRTRIDPYVYSHEPLEEEEIMEGAGCWHPTFPAQNAHIQILAAHAVDIISHSISSKSKRGLAAIIKRQSVLQNGVQPSSLVKVAWTKKY
- a CDS encoding FAD-binding protein, producing the protein MNQHDLKHPHKELHDLLGTRFSRESAVRDAHARDASYHRGALPDAVVFPKTNAEVAEIVKICAKYNMPIIPYGTGTGVEGAVVATEGALCIALNEMNRILRVSPDDRDATVQAGVTRLQLNTHLADLGTRLHFSVDPGADASLGGMAATRASGTSAVQYGTMLDNVLGLTVITADGSIVRTGSRARKSAAGYDLTRLFIGSEGTLGIITEITLKLTRLPESVAAAVCAFPSVDAAVDTVIELMDTSANIARIELLDERQMDAVNKYAGLNYEVAPTLFFEFHGSAHTVAESSEIAGKIAAAHGGGDFRWATDESERKRLWQARYDSYYAALNRRPGSVGYVTDVCVPISQLATCIAKTKALLAKSSLVPSILGHVGDGNFHVVFPLEPDNKDELAEAQHLSHQIVDIALEMDGTCTGEHGVGVGKRNALEKEHGEAINLMRAIKHALDPLNLMNPGKIFL
- the trpB gene encoding tryptophan synthase subunit beta, which encodes MPQLPDATGHFGQFGGRYVPETLMPALLELEEAYIKLKDNPDFQKEFQYYLREYVGRPNPLYYAEHLTETLGGAKIYLKREDLNHTGAHKINSAIGQILLARWMGKKRIIAETGAGQHGVATATVAAKFDMECEVYMGEEDIERQALNVFRMRQMGTKVVPVNSGSRTLKDAINACFRDWVTNVRTTYLLLGSVVGAHPYPMIVRDFQSVIGDEARAQILEQEGTLPDYVVACVGGGSNSLGMFYPFYADESVRLIGVEAAGESIRSGRHAAPLTAGSVGVFHGAKCYLLQEEDGQITPAHSISAGLDYPGVGPEHSFYRETGRAEYVPVTDAEAVEGFQLLSETEGIIPALESAHAIAYLRELAPKLGKDKVIAVCLSGRGDKDVYTIANELGISL